A window of Ictidomys tridecemlineatus isolate mIctTri1 chromosome 1, mIctTri1.hap1, whole genome shotgun sequence contains these coding sequences:
- the Hspa9 gene encoding stress-70 protein, mitochondrial — MISASRAAAARLVGAAASRGPTAARHQDGWNGLSHEAFRFVSRRDYASEAIKGAVVGIDLGTTNSCVAVMEGKQAKVLENAEGARTTPSVVAFTADGERLVGMPAKRQAVTNPNNTFYATKRLIGRRYDDPEVQKDIKNVPFKIVRASNGDAWVEAHGKLYSPSQIGAFVLMKMKETAENYLGHTAKNAVITVPAYFNDSQRQATKDAGQISGLNVLRVINEPTAAALAYGLDKSEDKIIAVYDLGGGTFDISILEIQKGVFEVKSTNGDTFLGGEDFDQALLRHIVKEFKRETGVDLTKDNMALQRVREAAEKAKCELSSSVQTDINLPYLTMDASGPKHLNMKLTRAQFEGIVTDLIKRTIAPCQKAMQDAEVSKSDIGEVILVGGMTRMPKVQQTVQDLFGRAPSKAVNPDEAVAIGAAIQGGVLAGDVTDVLLLDVTPLSLGIETLGGVFTKLINRNTTIPTKKSQVFSTAADGQTQVEIKVCQGEREMAGDNKLLGQFTLIGIPPAPRGVPQIEVTFDIDANGIVHVSAKDKGTGREQQIVIQSSGGLSKDDIENMVKNAEKYAEEDRRKKERVEAVNMAEGIIHDTETKMEEFKDQLPADECNKLKEEISKMRELLARKDSETGENIRQAASSLQQASLKLFEMAYKKMASEREGSGSSGTGEQKEDQKEEKQ, encoded by the exons ATGATAAGCGCTAGCCGAGCCGCAGCAGCCCGCCTCGTGGGTGCCGCAGCTTCCCGGGGCCCCACGGCCGCTCGCCACCAG gatggTTGGAATGGCCTTAGTCATGAGGCTTTTAGGTTTGTTTCAAGGAGAGATTATGC ATCAGAAGCAATCAAGGGCGCAGTTGTTGGTATTGATTTGGGTACTACCAACTCCTGTGTGGCAGTTATGGAGGGTAAACAAGCAAAG GTGCTGGAGAATGCTGAAGGTGCCAGAACCACCCCTTCCGTTGTTGCCTTTACAGCAGATGGTGAACGACTTGTTGGGATGCCAGCGAAGCGACAGGCTGTCACCAACCCAAACAATACATTCTATGCCACCAAGCGTCTCATTGGCCGGCGATACGATGAccctgaagtacagaaagacat TAAAAATGTTCCCTTCAAAATTGTTCGTGCCTCCAATGGTGATGCTTGGGTTGAGGCTCATGGAAAACTGTATTCTCCAAGTCAAATTGGAGCATTTGTGTTGATGAAGATGAAAGAAACTGCAG AAAATTACTTGGGTCACACAGCAAAAAATGCTGTAATCACAGTCCCTGCTTATTTCAATGATTCACAGAGGCAG GCCACTAAGGATGCTGGCCAGATATCTGGACTGAATGTGCTTCGAGTGATTAATGAACCCACAGCTGCTGCTCTGGCCTATGGTTTAGACAAATCTGAAGACAAAAT caTTGCTGTGTATGATTTAGGTGGTGGCACTTTTGACATTTCTATCCTGGAAATACAGAAAGGCGTGTTTGAGGTGAAATCCACCAATGGGGACACTTTCCTTGGTGGTGAAGACTTTGACCAGGCCTTGTTACGACACATTGTGAAGGAGTTCAAGAGAGAG ACAGGGGTTGATTTGACCAAAGATAATATGGCACTTCAGAGGGTTCGAGAAGCTGCTGAGAAGGCTAAATGTGAACTCTCCTCATCTGTGCAG ACTGACATCAATTTGCCATATCTTACAATGGATGCTTCTGGACCCAAGCATTTGAATATGAAGTTGACCCGGGCTCAATTTGAGGGGATTGTCACTGATTTAATCAAGAGGACCATTGCTCCATGTCAAAAAGCTATGCAGGATGCAGAAGTCAGCAAAAGTGACATAGGAGAAGTGATTCTTGTTGGTGGTATGACTAGAATGCCCAAG GTTCAGCAAACTGTGCAAGATCTTTTTGGCCGAGCCCCAAGTAAAGCTGTTAATCCTGATGAAGCTGTGGCCATTGGAGCTGCCATTCAAGGAGGTGTATTGGCTGGTGATGTCACAGATGTACTGCTCCTGGATGTCACGCCTTTGTCTCTGGGCATTGAGACTCTGGGAGGTGTCTTTACCAAACTTATTAATAGAAACACCACTATTCCAACCAAGAAGAGTCAG GTGTTTTCTACTGCTGCTGATGGACAGACTCAAGTGGAAATTAAAGTGTGTCAAGGTGAGAGAGAGATGGCTGGAGACAACAAACTTCTTGGACAGTTTACTTTG ATTGGAATTCCCCCTGCCCCTCGTGGAGTCCCTCAGATTGAAGTTACCTTTGATATTGATGCCAATGGGATCGTACATGTTTCTGCAAAAGATAAGGGCACTGGACGTGAGCAGCAGA TTGTAATCCAGTCCTCTGGTGGACTAAGTAAAGATGATATTGAAAATATGGTTAAAAATGCAGAGAAGTATGCTGAAGAAGACCGGCGAAAGAAG GAACGAGTTGAAGCAGTTAACATGGCAGAAGGAATCATTCATGACACAGAAACCAAGATGGAAGAATTCAAGGACCAATTACCTGCTGATGAG tgCAACAAACTTAAAGAAGAGATATCCAAAATGAGGGAGCTCCTGGCTCGAAAAGACAGTGAAACGGGAGAAAACATCAGGCAGGCAGCATCCTCCCTTCAGCAGGCATCATTAAAGCTCTTTGAAATGGCATACAAAAAG ATGGCATCTGAGAGAGAAGGCTCTGGAAGTTCTGGCACTGGGGAACAAAAGGAAGATCAAAAGGAGGAGAAACAGTAA